From the Nerophis ophidion isolate RoL-2023_Sa linkage group LG18, RoL_Noph_v1.0, whole genome shotgun sequence genome, one window contains:
- the gemin7 gene encoding gem-associated protein 7 isoform X2, producing MATPVPVLRLPRGPEPNSRGFDPNSPRFIALCRLSITSSFPASAAASRAGADELRLEQSARAQLRERFLRCVLATSNKKVSDLHTPIGVQKEALIRCQDVISYSFDL from the exons ATGGCAACACCGGTACCCGTGCTTCGCCTCCCGAGAGGACCCGAGCCCAACAGCCGTGGATTCGACCCAAACTCCCCCCGCTTCATCGCTCTTTGCCGCCTGTCCATAACGTCTTCCTTTCCCGCCTCTGCTGCCGCGTCCCGCGCAGGCGCAGACGAGTTGAGGCTGGAGCAGAGCGCGCGTGCGCAGTTGAGAGAACGCTTCCTGCGGTGCGTGCTGGCTACGAGCAACAAGAAG GTGTCCGACCTGCACACGCCCATCGGGGTGCAGAAAGAGGCACTGATCAGATGTCAGGACGTCATTTCATACAGCTTTGATTTGtga
- the gemin7 gene encoding gem-associated protein 7 isoform X1 — protein MATPVPVLRLPRGPEPNSRGFDPNSPRFIALCRLSITSSFPASAAASRAGADELRLEQSARAQLRERFLRCVLATSNKKVHFHMHDNVKVEATFGASDIDLLHFQVSDLHTPIGVQKEALIRCQDVISYSFDL, from the coding sequence ATGGCAACACCGGTACCCGTGCTTCGCCTCCCGAGAGGACCCGAGCCCAACAGCCGTGGATTCGACCCAAACTCCCCCCGCTTCATCGCTCTTTGCCGCCTGTCCATAACGTCTTCCTTTCCCGCCTCTGCTGCCGCGTCCCGCGCAGGCGCAGACGAGTTGAGGCTGGAGCAGAGCGCGCGTGCGCAGTTGAGAGAACGCTTCCTGCGGTGCGTGCTGGCTACGAGCAACAAGAAGGTGCATTTCCACATGCACGACAACGTCAAGGTGGAGGCCACTTTTGGAGCTTCTGATATCGACCTGCTCCACTTTCAGGTGTCCGACCTGCACACGCCCATCGGGGTGCAGAAAGAGGCACTGATCAGATGTCAGGACGTCATTTCATACAGCTTTGATTTGtga